Proteins from a genomic interval of Caulobacter sp. NIBR1757:
- a CDS encoding transposase, producing MGFFGDDADRAFRELLAEGCQAARVEILAYGLTPNPVHRVLAPASEGGQRVALAEAHRRYSRRINPREGWTGLPWQGRFASAPMDDRHLLAACRYVELNPVRARLVAAPRDWAWSSARAHLGGKPDEVVSIGPMLSRMPDWSGVLAAGLSEAKHPALRSAERTGRPLGSKAFVAEVDQCSGRSFELGKAGRPRRDREG from the coding sequence GTGGGCTTCTTTGGCGACGACGCCGACCGGGCCTTTCGCGAGCTGCTCGCGGAGGGCTGCCAGGCGGCGAGGGTCGAGATCCTCGCCTACGGCCTGACGCCCAATCCTGTGCATCGGGTGCTGGCGCCGGCCTCGGAGGGGGGTCAGCGGGTCGCCCTGGCCGAGGCGCACCGGCGCTATTCCCGCAGGATCAATCCGCGCGAGGGCTGGACCGGCCTTCCGTGGCAGGGACGGTTCGCCTCGGCGCCGATGGACGACCGGCATCTGCTGGCGGCCTGCCGCTATGTCGAGCTCAACCCGGTGAGGGCGCGGCTGGTCGCGGCGCCGCGGGACTGGGCCTGGTCCAGCGCCCGGGCCCACCTGGGCGGCAAGCCGGACGAGGTCGTGTCGATTGGGCCGATGCTCAGCCGTATGCCCGACTGGAGCGGCGTTCTGGCGGCCGGCCTGTCGGAGGCCAAGCATCCGGCGCTGCGGTCGGCCGAGCGTACGGGGCGGCCGCTGGGGTCGAAGGCCTTTGTCGCCGAGGTCGACCAGTGCTCCGGGCGGTCGTTTGAGCTGGGCAAGGCTGGCAGGCCGCGCCGGGACCGCGAGGGGTAG
- a CDS encoding DUF6768 family protein codes for MTPIDEALRRALSPEELRALADLGGEEPIIRQALRAFEDQQVWVRLVGWAGGFGLFAVAAWAGWRFVGAADQRQMLLWGALAAVAMLGLVMIKLWFFMEMQKNTIVREVKRLELQVASLIRLQGASG; via the coding sequence ATGACCCCCATTGACGAGGCCCTGCGCCGCGCCCTGTCGCCCGAAGAGCTCCGCGCCCTGGCCGACCTCGGCGGCGAGGAACCGATCATCAGACAGGCCCTGCGCGCCTTCGAGGACCAGCAGGTCTGGGTCCGGCTGGTCGGCTGGGCCGGCGGCTTCGGCCTGTTCGCCGTCGCCGCCTGGGCCGGCTGGCGCTTCGTCGGCGCCGCCGATCAACGCCAGATGCTGCTCTGGGGCGCGCTGGCCGCCGTCGCCATGCTGGGCCTGGTGATGATCAAGCTGTGGTTCTTCATGGAGATGCAGAAGAACACCATCGTCCGCGAGGTCAAACGCCTGGAACTCCAGGTCGCCAGCCTCATCCGCCTGCAGGGCGCGAGCGGCTGA
- a CDS encoding phage tail protein, whose product MAGMIMMWGGLADQIPAGWLLCDGTAVSQTQYANLYTAVQNLYGANPPEGEFYLPDLRGRFVRGVDDGAGRDPDVATRTDMQDPSVLSSTVGSVQSHAFQNHDHGYYEVEGQSNIPDSGGIKNGHDYINTDATSDVADSSTYSVSSETRPINAYLYYIIQY is encoded by the coding sequence ATGGCGGGCATGATCATGATGTGGGGCGGTCTGGCGGACCAGATTCCGGCTGGCTGGCTGCTCTGCGACGGCACGGCCGTCTCGCAGACCCAGTACGCGAACCTCTATACGGCGGTGCAGAACCTCTACGGGGCCAACCCGCCGGAGGGCGAGTTCTACCTGCCCGACCTGCGCGGCCGGTTCGTGCGCGGCGTCGATGACGGGGCCGGGCGCGATCCCGACGTCGCCACGCGCACGGACATGCAGGACCCGTCGGTTCTTTCATCCACCGTCGGCTCGGTGCAGTCGCACGCCTTCCAGAACCACGACCACGGCTATTACGAGGTGGAGGGCCAGAGCAACATTCCCGACAGCGGCGGCATCAAGAACGGCCACGACTATATCAACACCGACGCGACCTCCGATGTGGCGGACTCCTCCACCTACTCGGTCAGCAGCGAGACCCGGCCGATCAACGCCTACCTCTACTACATCATCCAGTACTGA
- the nhaA gene encoding Na+/H+ antiporter NhaA, with product MTHHRPNRPLSALRDFLAHEASGGYVLMVAAALALVVANSPLAGAYFGTLKLELGGHLGPIHLRETVLHWINDGLMALFFLLVGLEIKREVLDGQLSRPSQIVLPAVAAFGGVVVPALIFLGFNIADPATRAGWAIPSATDIAFALGVLALMGSRAPTSLKIFLTAIAIIDDLAAIIIIALFYTAELHLVPLAAAGGLLLALLALNRFKVRALWPYLIVGLALWYCVLESGIHATLAGVALAMFIPLRRSPGRPDAHDSPLHRLEHALHKPVAFVVVPLFGFANAGLSFAGITMAAVIAPLPLGVALGLFLGKQLGVFFTALALIKLKLADMPRDAGWKQLYGVSLLCGIGFTMSLFIGNLAFTDPLLIDETKIGVLAGSILSALVGMAVLASGRPPAPERQAEDEARLPDRDGAGES from the coding sequence ATGACCCATCATCGGCCCAATCGACCGCTGTCGGCGCTGCGCGACTTCCTGGCCCATGAAGCCTCGGGCGGCTACGTCCTGATGGTCGCCGCCGCCCTGGCGCTGGTGGTGGCCAATTCGCCGCTGGCGGGGGCCTATTTCGGGACCCTGAAGCTGGAGCTCGGCGGCCATCTGGGGCCCATCCACCTGCGCGAGACGGTGCTGCACTGGATCAACGACGGGCTGATGGCGCTGTTTTTCCTGCTGGTCGGGCTGGAGATCAAGCGGGAGGTGCTGGACGGCCAGCTGTCGCGGCCCTCGCAGATCGTGCTGCCGGCCGTGGCCGCTTTTGGCGGCGTGGTCGTGCCCGCCCTGATCTTCCTGGGGTTCAATATCGCCGATCCCGCCACCCGGGCCGGCTGGGCCATTCCGTCGGCGACCGACATCGCCTTTGCGCTCGGCGTGCTGGCGCTGATGGGCAGCCGGGCGCCGACCTCGCTGAAGATCTTCCTGACCGCCATCGCCATCATCGACGATCTGGCCGCCATCATTATCATCGCCCTGTTCTACACCGCCGAGCTGCACCTGGTCCCGCTGGCGGCGGCGGGGGGGCTGTTGCTGGCCCTGCTGGCCCTGAACCGGTTCAAGGTGCGGGCCCTGTGGCCGTATCTGATCGTCGGGCTGGCGCTCTGGTACTGCGTGCTGGAGTCCGGCATCCACGCGACCCTGGCCGGGGTGGCCTTGGCCATGTTCATCCCCCTGCGCCGCAGCCCCGGCCGGCCGGACGCCCACGACTCGCCCCTGCACCGGCTCGAGCACGCCCTGCACAAGCCGGTGGCCTTCGTGGTCGTGCCGCTGTTCGGCTTCGCCAACGCCGGGCTGTCGTTCGCCGGCATCACGATGGCGGCGGTGATCGCGCCGCTGCCGCTGGGGGTGGCCCTGGGGCTGTTCCTCGGCAAGCAGCTGGGGGTGTTCTTCACGGCCCTGGCGCTGATCAAGCTGAAGCTGGCCGACATGCCGCGCGACGCCGGCTGGAAGCAGCTCTATGGCGTCAGCCTGCTGTGCGGCATCGGCTTCACCATGAGCCTGTTCATCGGCAACCTGGCCTTCACCGATCCCCTGCTGATCGACGAGACCAAGATCGGCGTCCTGGCCGGCTCGATCCTGTCGGCCCTGGTCGGCATGGCGGTCCTGGCCAGCGGCCGCCCGCCGGCCCCGGAGCGGCAGGCGGAGGACGAGGCGCGGTTGCCGGACCGGGACGGGGCGGGGGAGTCCTAG
- the solA gene encoding N-methyl-L-tryptophan oxidase has product MRRCEVAVIGLGLMGAAALDALLRAGVDAVGFDPLEPGSSRGSSHGSCRVFRRFNFENPHYTALSDEALYGWDRLAVESGRQLLIPCPILEAGPPGSETVRQSRQAALDHGRDTPLLSGAQVNARFPAFALPDDWDAVVQDGGAILLTQVALEALRARGRAEGRIRTVAVTGLEPGGDHVLVRTAEDSWRAERVILAAGPWMDRFLPALAPVLTVTRQSVGWFAPTRPKSTALGAFPIFIIERGRDDTVYGFPDFEGRGVKAAPHNHGPVVDADAWEPPASDAELAQVSRFLTELIPGAAGPITERDVCLYTNTRPSAEDAGEEFIIDRWPGSRLVVGSACSGHGAKFAPAIGERLARLATDPGFEIEPFFRLSRYPAFA; this is encoded by the coding sequence TTGCGCAGATGCGAGGTCGCGGTGATCGGCTTGGGTCTGATGGGCGCCGCCGCCCTGGACGCGCTGCTGCGGGCCGGGGTCGACGCGGTCGGCTTCGACCCGCTGGAGCCGGGGTCGAGCCGGGGCTCGTCGCATGGTTCCTGCCGGGTGTTCCGCCGGTTCAACTTCGAAAACCCCCACTATACGGCCCTCAGCGACGAGGCCCTGTACGGCTGGGACCGGCTGGCGGTGGAAAGCGGCCGCCAGCTGCTGATCCCCTGTCCGATCCTGGAGGCCGGGCCGCCGGGATCGGAGACGGTGCGCCAATCGCGCCAGGCGGCGCTGGACCACGGCCGGGATACGCCCCTACTGAGCGGGGCGCAGGTCAACGCCCGGTTCCCGGCCTTCGCCCTGCCGGACGACTGGGACGCGGTCGTCCAGGACGGCGGCGCCATCCTGTTGACGCAGGTGGCGCTGGAGGCGCTGCGGGCGCGGGGCCGGGCCGAGGGCCGCATCCGCACCGTCGCGGTCACCGGGCTGGAGCCCGGCGGCGACCACGTTCTGGTGCGGACGGCGGAGGACAGCTGGCGGGCCGAGCGGGTCATCCTGGCGGCCGGGCCGTGGATGGACCGTTTCCTGCCCGCCCTGGCCCCGGTCCTGACGGTGACCCGCCAGAGCGTCGGCTGGTTCGCCCCGACGAGACCAAAGAGCACGGCATTGGGAGCCTTTCCGATCTTCATCATCGAGCGCGGCCGGGACGACACCGTCTACGGCTTTCCGGACTTCGAGGGCCGGGGCGTCAAGGCGGCGCCGCACAACCACGGCCCAGTGGTCGACGCCGACGCCTGGGAGCCGCCGGCCAGCGACGCCGAACTGGCCCAGGTCAGCCGCTTCCTCACCGAGCTCATTCCCGGCGCCGCCGGGCCGATCACCGAGCGCGACGTCTGCCTCTACACCAACACCCGGCCCTCGGCGGAGGACGCCGGCGAGGAGTTCATCATCGACCGCTGGCCGGGCAGCCGCCTGGTCGTCGGTTCGGCCTGCTCGGGCCACGGCGCCAAGTTCGCCCCGGCCATCGGCGAGCGGCTGGCCCGGCTGGCGACCGATCCGGGGTTCGAGATCGAGCCCTTCTTCCGCCTGTCGCGATACCCGGCCTTCGCCTGA
- a CDS encoding DNA polymerase III subunit epsilon, which produces MPSARIRVIDLETAGALATDVCEIGWQDVVQGDDGRWAVTAERGAAFVNPGRPISAATMAIHHIQDAEVAGAPFWKDAAPPVLRPPGGVLALAAHRAAFEQRFCTPALSGGAAWICTWKCALRLWPDLQSFSNQMLRYQRRPEGLDHATGLPAHRAMPDAYVTAHHLRDMLNIVPAEQLLAWSAEPGLLPRVPKGADRGRPWSDLSDEALRQLAGERDLDVRFSAGTELRRRGQDIAPRPAKARPPTLF; this is translated from the coding sequence ATGCCCTCCGCCCGCATCCGCGTCATCGATCTGGAGACTGCCGGCGCCCTGGCCACCGACGTCTGCGAGATCGGCTGGCAGGACGTGGTCCAGGGGGACGACGGCCGCTGGGCGGTGACCGCCGAGCGCGGCGCCGCCTTCGTCAACCCGGGCCGGCCGATCAGCGCCGCCACCATGGCCATCCACCACATCCAGGACGCGGAGGTCGCCGGCGCCCCGTTCTGGAAGGACGCGGCCCCGCCGGTGCTGCGCCCGCCGGGCGGCGTCCTGGCCCTGGCCGCCCACCGCGCCGCCTTCGAGCAGCGGTTCTGCACCCCGGCCCTGAGCGGCGGCGCGGCCTGGATCTGCACCTGGAAGTGCGCCCTGCGGCTGTGGCCGGACCTGCAGAGCTTCTCCAACCAGATGCTGCGCTACCAGCGGAGGCCCGAAGGCCTCGACCACGCCACCGGCCTGCCGGCCCACCGCGCCATGCCCGACGCCTATGTCACCGCCCATCACCTGCGGGACATGCTGAACATCGTGCCGGCCGAGCAACTGCTGGCCTGGAGCGCCGAGCCGGGGCTGCTGCCGCGGGTGCCGAAAGGCGCCGATCGCGGGCGGCCCTGGTCGGACCTGTCCGACGAGGCGCTGCGCCAGCTGGCCGGCGAGCGCGACCTCGACGTGCGGTTCAGCGCCGGGACGGAGCTGCGGCGGCGGGGGCAGGACATCGCGCCGCGCCCCGCCAAAGCCAGACCCCCGACCCTGTTCTAG
- a CDS encoding ABC-F family ATP-binding cassette domain-containing protein, translated as MIRLDNITKQNGHQLLFIEASMGVLKGEKVGLVGPNGAGKTTLFRMITGQEAPDDGLVVIDPGMTIGYFSQDVGEMSGQTAVAAVMDGVGPVSALAAEMAELEAAMVDPDQADRLDAVMDRYGEVQERFQALDGYAIEARAREVLAGLSFSQERMDGDVGLLSGGWKMRVALARILLMRPDAMLLDEPSNHLDLESLIWLEAFLKGYDGALLMTSHDRAFMNRIIGKVVEIDAGQLITYSGDLDFYDSQRALGEAQRQAQYERQQAMLAKEIKFIEKFKARASHAAQVQSRVKKLDKIERVEAPRRRQSVQFEFRSPPRSGDDVISLKGVHKGYGAQPIYQDLDFLVRRKERWCVLGANGAGKSTLLKLVAGATTPDKGVVNIGAGVRMGYFAQHSMDLLDGEETIFESLDRAFPQAGQGALRTLAGCFGFSGDDVEKPCRVLSGGEKARLVMAMMLFDPPNLLVLDEPTNHLDMVTKEMLVAALADFEGTMLFVSHDRRFLAGLSNRVLELTPEGIHQYGGGYTEYVARTGQEAPGLHPGG; from the coding sequence ATGATCCGCCTCGACAACATCACCAAGCAGAACGGCCACCAGCTCCTCTTCATCGAAGCCTCGATGGGCGTGCTGAAGGGCGAGAAGGTCGGCCTCGTCGGTCCCAACGGCGCCGGCAAGACCACCCTGTTTCGCATGATCACCGGCCAGGAAGCGCCCGACGACGGCCTGGTCGTCATCGATCCCGGCATGACCATCGGCTATTTCAGCCAGGACGTCGGCGAGATGTCGGGCCAGACCGCCGTCGCCGCGGTGATGGACGGCGTCGGCCCGGTCAGCGCCCTGGCCGCCGAGATGGCCGAGCTTGAGGCCGCCATGGTCGATCCGGACCAGGCCGACCGGCTGGACGCCGTCATGGACCGCTATGGCGAGGTGCAGGAGCGCTTCCAGGCGCTGGACGGCTATGCGATCGAGGCCCGGGCCCGCGAGGTTCTGGCGGGCCTCAGCTTCAGCCAGGAGCGGATGGACGGCGACGTCGGCCTGCTGTCCGGCGGCTGGAAGATGCGCGTGGCCCTGGCCCGCATCCTGTTGATGCGGCCCGACGCCATGCTGCTGGACGAACCCAGCAACCACCTCGACCTGGAAAGCCTGATCTGGCTGGAAGCCTTCCTGAAGGGCTACGACGGCGCCCTGTTGATGACCTCGCACGACCGCGCCTTCATGAACCGCATCATCGGCAAGGTGGTGGAGATCGACGCCGGCCAACTGATCACCTACTCGGGCGACCTCGACTTCTACGACAGCCAGCGGGCCCTCGGCGAGGCCCAGCGCCAGGCCCAGTACGAGCGCCAGCAGGCCATGCTGGCCAAGGAAATCAAGTTCATCGAGAAGTTCAAGGCCCGCGCCAGCCACGCCGCCCAGGTGCAGAGCCGGGTCAAGAAGCTGGACAAGATCGAGCGCGTCGAGGCCCCCCGCCGCCGCCAGTCGGTGCAGTTCGAATTCCGCAGCCCGCCGCGCTCGGGCGACGACGTCATCAGCCTCAAGGGCGTGCACAAGGGCTATGGCGCCCAGCCCATCTACCAGGACCTCGACTTCCTGGTCCGCCGCAAGGAGCGCTGGTGCGTGCTCGGCGCCAACGGGGCCGGCAAGTCGACCCTGCTGAAGCTGGTGGCCGGGGCCACGACGCCGGACAAGGGCGTGGTCAACATCGGGGCCGGAGTGCGGATGGGCTATTTCGCCCAGCATTCGATGGATCTGCTGGACGGCGAGGAGACCATCTTCGAATCCCTCGACCGCGCCTTCCCCCAGGCCGGTCAGGGCGCCCTGCGCACCCTGGCCGGCTGTTTCGGCTTCTCCGGCGACGATGTGGAGAAGCCCTGCCGCGTGCTGTCGGGCGGCGAGAAGGCGCGGCTGGTCATGGCCATGATGCTGTTTGATCCGCCCAACCTGCTGGTCCTCGACGAGCCGACCAACCACCTGGACATGGTCACCAAGGAGATGCTGGTCGCCGCCCTGGCCGACTTCGAGGGCACCATGCTGTTCGTCAGCCACGACCGCCGCTTCCTGGCCGGCCTGTCGAACCGGGTGCTGGAGCTGACCCCCGAGGGCATCCACCAGTACGGCGGCGGCTATACCGAATACGTCGCCCGCACCGGCCAGGAAGCGCCCGGCCTGCACCCGGGCGGCTAG
- a CDS encoding AAA family ATPase, producing MNLSDRGGAAEAVRLINAQLDALSGQFVSRRAILELIMLGLIAREHVLLIGPPGTGKSLVVQAIARSVEARYFEYLIGRFTEPSELFGGLDLNALKEGEIRPVTGGMLPEAEIAFLDEIFLGSTAILNSLLKILNERTYRRGRFSMKSPMLSCVAASNALPEDPLLAAFADRFLLTSFVDPVEDDRLTDLMRAGWALGAQEQAAVPSLPAGVVGELHQAMLAVDLSPVHEAYAHIVRKVRLTGAVLSDRKIVKAQKLIAAAALLRGQTAAGLEDLWPVTFLVQSRDQQAQVRDLLQAELQHSRNPVLTGSVAQAVHGPTAHAAELTEQAMALLEERPALASDPLQEIWLVRVETLLARIDAAFDPKALPQGLRAVRKSLESLLETQSSGVVAGGGALAAPVEAD from the coding sequence ATGAACCTGTCTGACCGGGGCGGCGCGGCCGAGGCCGTTCGCCTGATCAATGCGCAGCTGGACGCCTTGAGCGGCCAGTTCGTGTCGCGGCGAGCCATTCTCGAGCTGATCATGCTGGGGCTGATCGCGCGCGAGCATGTGCTGCTGATCGGTCCGCCGGGGACCGGCAAGTCGCTGGTCGTGCAGGCCATCGCCCGCAGTGTCGAGGCCCGCTATTTCGAATACCTGATCGGCCGCTTCACCGAGCCCTCGGAGCTGTTCGGCGGGCTGGACCTCAATGCCCTGAAGGAGGGCGAGATCCGCCCCGTGACCGGCGGCATGCTGCCCGAAGCCGAGATCGCGTTCCTGGACGAAATCTTCCTCGGCTCGACGGCGATCCTCAACTCGCTGCTGAAGATCCTCAACGAACGCACCTACCGGCGCGGGCGGTTTTCGATGAAGAGCCCGATGCTGTCCTGCGTGGCGGCCTCCAACGCCCTGCCGGAAGACCCGCTGCTGGCCGCCTTCGCCGACCGCTTCCTGCTGACCAGCTTCGTCGATCCGGTCGAGGACGACCGGCTGACCGACCTGATGCGGGCCGGCTGGGCGCTGGGCGCACAGGAGCAGGCGGCCGTGCCGTCGCTGCCGGCCGGGGTGGTGGGCGAGCTGCACCAGGCCATGCTGGCCGTCGATCTGTCGCCGGTTCACGAGGCCTATGCCCATATCGTCCGCAAGGTGCGGCTGACCGGGGCGGTGCTGTCGGACCGCAAGATCGTCAAGGCCCAGAAGTTGATCGCCGCCGCCGCCCTGCTGCGCGGCCAGACGGCAGCGGGTCTCGAGGACCTGTGGCCGGTCACCTTCCTGGTGCAGTCGCGCGATCAGCAGGCGCAGGTCCGCGACCTGCTGCAGGCCGAGCTGCAGCACAGCCGCAACCCGGTGCTGACCGGCAGCGTCGCCCAGGCCGTGCATGGCCCCACGGCCCACGCCGCCGAGCTGACCGAACAGGCGATGGCGCTGCTGGAAGAGCGGCCGGCCCTGGCCAGCGATCCCCTGCAGGAGATCTGGCTGGTGCGGGTCGAGACCCTGCTGGCCCGCATCGACGCGGCCTTCGATCCCAAGGCGCTGCCCCAGGGCCTGCGGGCGGTGCGGAAGAGCCTGGAGAGCCTGCTGGAGACACAGTCGTCTGGTGTCGTCGCCGGCGGCGGAGCGCTGGCGGCGCCGGTCGAGGCGGACTGA
- a CDS encoding RNA polymerase sigma factor, protein MDRRAEAVLDEYLVIAAQGGSREAFRRLVVLWTPRLRRHAQRVLLDSDAATDAVQDAWLAIARGLRRLRDPARFPGWAYAIASRRCADEIRRRQGRRALVRSVSALRQVEDGLAPGDPDRVLDLTAALAGLAPDQRLLVSLHYGEGLPVEDLAVAFNLPAGTVKSRLHAARRRLKLHLEGEDHDPH, encoded by the coding sequence ATGGATCGACGCGCCGAAGCTGTTCTCGACGAGTATCTCGTCATCGCCGCCCAGGGCGGATCGCGCGAGGCCTTCCGCCGGCTGGTCGTCCTGTGGACCCCGCGCCTGCGCCGCCACGCCCAGCGCGTCCTGCTGGACAGCGACGCGGCGACCGACGCCGTCCAGGACGCCTGGCTGGCGATCGCCAGGGGCCTTCGCCGCCTGCGGGACCCGGCCCGCTTTCCCGGCTGGGCCTACGCCATCGCCAGCCGGCGCTGCGCCGACGAGATCCGCCGCCGCCAGGGCCGCCGCGCCCTCGTTCGCTCGGTGTCCGCGCTGCGCCAGGTCGAGGACGGCCTCGCGCCCGGCGATCCCGACCGCGTCCTCGACCTGACGGCCGCCCTGGCCGGACTGGCCCCGGACCAACGGCTGCTGGTCAGCCTCCACTATGGCGAGGGCCTCCCGGTCGAGGACCTCGCCGTCGCGTTCAACCTCCCCGCCGGCACGGTGAAGTCCAGGCTTCATGCCGCCCGCCGGCGTCTCAAACTGCATCTGGAAGGAGAAGACCATGACCCCCATTGA